In the genome of Raphanus sativus cultivar WK10039 chromosome 4, ASM80110v3, whole genome shotgun sequence, one region contains:
- the LOC108836509 gene encoding uncharacterized protein LOC108836509 — MDSHKRSLGFISLAFLFFTCSSAELLIQQVTEGRGTENNSTYNVEAHLGETRAFREERPSSKIVTIAGYSVIKGRFEPYESSVFEAAGYKWRLVLYVIGNKNDGGAGHISLYARIEGAESLPYGWEVNVDLKLFVHNPKTHKYLTVTDGTVKRYNAAKKEWGFGKLIPLSTFENTNNGYIVQDTCSFGAEILIVKPAEIQEKVTFISNPPNNIFTWKILRFSSLEDKFYYSADFLVGDRYWRLGFNPKGDGDGRPHALPLFLFAQGFKENAVATNTWGAVNLRLKNQRNSNHRQLYSAAWYPIRSDYGVGVNNIILLADLKDPSKGYLVNDAIIFEAEMVKVSVTNIVSA, encoded by the exons ATGGATAGTCACAAAAGGAGTTTGGGTTTCATATCTCTCGcttttctcttcttcacttGCTCTTCTGCTGAGCTCCTCATTCAACAGGTCACAGAAGGCAGAGGAACAGAGAACAACAGTACTTATAATGTCGAGGCGCATCTTG GAGAGACAAGAGCGTTTAGAGAGGAGCGACCATCAAGTAAGATAGTCACAATAGCAGGGTACTCCGTGATTAAAGGGAGATTCGAACCCTACGAATCCTCTGTTTTTGAAGCTGCTGGTTACAAATG gAGATTAGTTTTGTACGTGATTGGTAATAAGAACGACGGTGGAGCTGGCCATATATCACTTTACGCGAGAATCGAAGGCGCTGAATCTCTTCCTTATGGTTGGGAAGTCAATGTTGATCTCAAACTCTTTGTCCACAATCCCAAGACCCATAAGTACTTGACTGTCACAG ATGGAACCGTGAAGCGATACAATGCTGCAAAAAAGGAGTGGGGATTTGGAAAATTGATCCCTCTTTCAACATTCGAGAATACTAACAATGGGTACATTGTGCAAGACACTTGTTCTTTTGGTGCTGAGATCCTCATTGTTAAACCTGCCGAGATACAAGAGAAAGTCACATTCATATCAAACCCTCCAAACAATATTTTCACTTGGAAGATACTTCGTTTCTCCAGCTTGGAAGATAAATTTTACTATTCTGCCGATTTTCTCGTTGGAGACCGATACTG GAGATTAGGCTTTAACCCGAAAGGGGATGGAGATGGACGACCACATGCACTTCCACTCTTCCTATTTGCTCAAGGCTTTAAGGAAAACGCAGTTGCTACAAACACTTGGGGAGCAGTTAACTTGCGGTTGAAGAATCAGCGAAACTCCAACCACAGACAATTATATT CTGCAGCTTGGTACCCGATTCGAAGTGATTATGGTGTGGGAGTGAACAATATCATATTGTTAGCAGATTTAAAGGATCCATCGAAAGGGTATTTGGTGAATGATGCCATTATCTTTGAAGCTGAAATGGTTAAGGTCTCTGTGACCAATATCGTCTCAGCTTAG
- the LOC130511177 gene encoding uncharacterized protein LOC130511177 produces MRWHAEHVQKDGEVAHPSDARAWKHFNNVYPDFAENIRNVYLGLCTDGFSPFGMSGRQYSLWPVILTPYNLPPDICMEQEFLFLTILIPGPKHPKRSLDVFLQPLIQELKELSSEGVRTYDCSTKTNFTMRAVLLWMISDFPAYGMLSGWTTHGRRNKTLFRKNKVVRDSPPPYLTGQQIEEDIDYYRAQKTVKKGENWHVPGNMPDGYGVSHNWHKKKAKSTLFDWVASEVKFPDGNVSNLSRCIERGQKFSGMKSHDCHVFMQRLLPFAFAELLPKNVHEALAAIRAFFRDLSTRTFKEEVIEQLHENIPIIVCNLEKIFPPSFFDVMEHLVVHLPYEALLRGPVHNGWMYPYERSMKHLKGKARNLAKVEGSIVAGSLTAETSNFTSYYFASTVRTRKRVPKRYDDGGVPQSYAVDGVPDIFCQIGRFGGKLREVWWSSDEDKHSAHTYILLNCEDAVTRSFESLFVSQVEEAIPGISATEVDARKDKHFVKWLKGHVDYDDPYYPVWFHDLIQGPVAKATTSSMYFTRGFTFHTYEYGRHRIKCVLFKCEWFDPVENRGVRFNKFGVVDIHSGRRYNKFEPFILASQAEQVSFLPYPRLRSSRINWLTAIKITPRGRIVAGEEPPLQEEDAINEVEVPDQQTDEILLVDPDNRQYEDLPEDVTDEAREDEFDRSDDDHCSDVDENSNDSS; encoded by the exons ATGAGGTGGCATGCTGAACATGTCCAGAAGGATGGCGAGGTCGCTcacccatcagatgcaagagcgtggaaacatttcaacAATGTATACCCAGATTTCGCTGAAAATATTCGGAATGTCTATCTTGGGTTATGCaccgatggatttagtccatttggtATGTCTGGGAGACAGTATTCTTTGTGGCCAGTTATTCTTACGCCGTACAACCTGCCGCCGGACATTTGCATGGAACAAGAAtttctattcttgaccatattaatcccTGGGCCGAAGCATCCAAAACGGTCGTTGGATGTATTTCTTCAACCACTGATACAGGAGCTAAAGGAGTTGTCGTCAGAAGGGGTAAGAACTTATGATTGTTCCACGAAAACcaattttacgatgcgagcaGTTCTGCTGTGGAtgataagtgactttcctgcttatggaATGTTGTCTGGCTGGACAACTCATGGAAG AAGAaataagacattgtttaggaaaaacaaagttgtcAGAGACAGTCCTCCTCCATATCTCACAGGCCAGCAGATCGAGGAGGACATTGATTATTACAGAGCTCAGAAAACTGTGAAGAAAGGAGAAAACTGGCATGTTCCTGGAAATATGCCTGATGGATATGGGGTATCTCAcaattggcataagaaaa AAGCGAAGTCAACTTTGTTTGACTGGGTTGCATCAGAAGTGAAGTTTCCTGATGGTAACGTTTCAAATCTGTCAAGATGTATTGAACGAGGTCAAAAGTTCTCAggaatgaagagtcatgattgtcatgtgtttatgcaacgactacttccatTCGCTTTTGCTGAGCTCCTTCCTAAAaatgtacatgaagcacttgcag CGATCAGAGCTTTCTTCAGAGACCTTAGCACACGTACGTTCAAGGAAGAAGTCATCGAACAACTTCATGAGAACATCCCGATCATAGTGTGCAACctagagaagatatttcctccatcattttttgacgtcatggaacatCTAGTTGTCCACCTCCCGTACGAAGCATTACTTCGCGGACCTGTTCACAACGGATGGATGTATCCATATGAGCGCTCTATGAAACATTTGAAGGGGAAAGCAAGAAATCTTGCAAAGGTGGAAGGTTCGATTGTGGCTGGAAGTTTGACAGCAGAAACATCTAACTTCACATCATACTACTTTGCTTCAACGGTTCGTACGAGGAAAAGAGTTCCtaaaagatatgatgatggtggagtaCCGCAATCTTATGCAGTAGACGGTGTTCCTGACATTTTCTGCCAAATTGGACGGTTTGGTGGTAAACTGAGAGAAGTATGGTGGTCCAGTGATGAGGATAAGCATAGTGCCCACACTTATATTCTGCTCAACTGCGAGGATGCTGTGACGCGTTCTTTTGAAAG CTTGTTTGTATCTCAAGTTGAAGAAGCAATACCAGGAATATCCGCAACCGAGGTGGATGCAAGGAAAGATAAGCACTTTGTCAAGTGGTTAAAAGGACat GTTGATTATGACGATCCATATTATCCTGTATGGTTTCATGATTTGATCCAAGGTCCAGTAGCAAAGGCCACCACATCATCTATGTACTTCACACGAGGTTTCACTTTTCATACATATGAGTATGGGAGACATCGG ATAAAATGTGTCCTCTTCAAATGcgagtggttcgaccccgtggAGAACCgtggtgttcggtttaacaaatttggtGTTGTGGATATCCATTCTGGGAGAAGAtataacaaattcgagcctttcatcttagcttcccAAGCCGAACAAGTTAGCTTCCTTCCATACCCTCGCCTTCGAAGTTCTAGGATAAATTGGTTAACTGCTATCAAAATTACACCTCGCGGACGGATTGttgctggagaagaaccacctttgcaagaagaagatgcaatcAATGAAGTTGAGGTACCTGATCAACAAACTGATGAAATTCTTTTGGTCGACCCGGATAACCGTCAATATGAAGATCTTCCTGAAGATGTGACGGATGAAGCACGTGAAGATGAGTTCGATAGAAGCGATGATGATCATTGTAGTGATGTTGATGAGAACTCAAATGATTCTTcatga